A single region of the Acinetobacter sp. WCHA45 genome encodes:
- the glnL gene encoding nitrogen regulation protein NR(II): MDQHNTIDYRLLVDNLTTAILLVDSKLNIFYLNSACEALFDVSLLRASGQPVLNLLHAHDDAFNTHEALLNTLKSGQHYTRREAVINVNFKPIHVDYTVSQLNAGKSYHPLLLIELNPIDRMLKISKEENLVQQHQVARQLVRGVAHEIKNPLAGIRGATQLLARSLNDESYREFTDIIISEVDRLTNLADTMLGSRQLPSYELVNVHEPLERVRSLIVNQTKKKIKITRDYDLSLPDVMADRDQLIQVMLNISVNAVQAMTENKDFFVDSEPELILRTRIQRLVTINGVLNRSSIRIDIEDNGPGVPESILESVFYPLVTGRAKGTGLGLSIAQNIMHQHNGMIECQSVPGKTIFSLYLPWESDRVTK, from the coding sequence ATGGATCAACATAACACTATCGACTATCGACTGCTCGTAGATAATCTGACCACTGCCATATTATTGGTCGATAGTAAACTTAATATTTTTTATTTAAATTCGGCTTGTGAAGCATTATTCGATGTTAGTTTACTTCGCGCATCAGGTCAGCCTGTGCTCAATCTACTTCATGCACATGACGATGCATTTAATACACATGAAGCTTTATTAAATACATTAAAAAGCGGACAACATTACACACGCCGTGAAGCTGTAATTAATGTGAATTTTAAACCAATCCATGTGGATTATACGGTCTCACAACTAAATGCAGGTAAAAGTTATCACCCACTTTTATTAATCGAACTCAATCCAATTGATCGGATGTTGAAAATTTCTAAAGAAGAAAATTTAGTACAACAACATCAAGTCGCACGCCAACTAGTTCGCGGCGTGGCACATGAAATTAAGAATCCTCTAGCGGGCATTCGTGGTGCAACACAATTACTTGCTCGCAGCTTAAATGATGAAAGCTATCGTGAGTTTACCGACATTATTATTAGTGAAGTCGATCGCCTAACCAATCTCGCAGATACCATGCTTGGTTCACGTCAATTACCAAGCTATGAGCTAGTTAATGTACATGAACCTTTAGAGCGCGTTCGTTCACTTATTGTGAACCAAACGAAGAAAAAAATTAAGATTACTCGTGATTACGACCTGTCTTTACCTGATGTGATGGCTGACCGTGATCAACTGATTCAAGTCATGCTCAATATCAGCGTAAATGCTGTGCAAGCAATGACTGAAAATAAAGATTTTTTTGTCGATTCAGAACCAGAGCTAATTTTAAGAACGCGCATTCAACGCTTAGTCACAATTAACGGTGTTCTGAATCGCTCATCGATAAGAATTGATATTGAAGACAATGGACCAGGTGTTCCAGAAAGCATATTAGAGTCTGTATTTTACCCTCTTGTGACTGGGCGGGCAAAGGGAACAGGGCTTGGCCTCAGTATCGCGCAAAACATCATGCATCAACACAACGGAATGATCGAGTGTCAATCCGTTCCAGGAAAAACCATATTTAGCTTATATTTACCTTGGGAGTCAGACCGTGTCACGAAATAA
- the rimO gene encoding 30S ribosomal protein S12 methylthiotransferase RimO, with protein sequence MKTPKVGFVSLGCPKALVDSERILTQLKTEGYQVASDYDGADLVVVNTCGFIESAVQESLDAIGEAMSENGRVIVTGCLGKDEDKIRQMHPNVLKVTGAAAYQDVMEAVHEYVPAPPKHNPFIDLVPEQGVRLTPKHYAYLKISEGCNHRCTFCIIPSMRGDLVSRPVGSVLDEAAALKRAGVKEVLVISQDTSAYGVDTKYKLDFWNGQPVKTKFYDMCEALGQLGIWVRLHYVYPYPHVDAVIDLMAQGKILPYLDIPFQHASPRILKLMKRPAHSENTLERLKLWREKCPELVIRSTFVVGFPGETEEDFQILLEWLKEAQLDRVGCFTYSPVEGATANDLPDHVPEEIKQDRYERFMEVQQAISAAKLQKRIGQTMTVLVDSLEEEFPVAVARSYADAPEIDGNVFVEDIDKSVIKAGDLLEVEITDADEYDLFAKLIQIKSA encoded by the coding sequence ATGAAGACCCCCAAAGTCGGTTTTGTATCTTTAGGTTGTCCTAAGGCATTGGTAGATTCTGAACGAATTTTAACTCAGTTAAAGACTGAAGGTTATCAAGTTGCATCAGATTACGACGGTGCAGATTTGGTTGTTGTTAACACCTGTGGTTTTATTGAATCTGCAGTGCAAGAGTCTTTAGATGCCATTGGCGAAGCCATGAGCGAAAACGGTCGTGTGATTGTTACTGGTTGCTTAGGTAAAGATGAAGATAAAATTCGCCAAATGCACCCAAATGTACTTAAAGTAACAGGTGCAGCAGCATATCAGGATGTAATGGAAGCAGTACATGAGTATGTACCTGCACCGCCAAAACACAATCCTTTTATTGATTTAGTCCCTGAGCAAGGTGTGCGTTTGACACCTAAACACTACGCTTATTTGAAAATATCAGAAGGGTGTAATCACCGTTGTACATTCTGCATTATTCCAAGTATGCGTGGTGATTTAGTTTCTCGTCCTGTGGGTAGTGTGTTAGATGAAGCAGCAGCATTAAAACGTGCTGGTGTAAAAGAAGTATTGGTTATTTCTCAAGACACTTCAGCTTATGGCGTGGACACAAAATACAAATTAGATTTTTGGAATGGTCAGCCTGTAAAAACTAAGTTCTATGATATGTGTGAAGCACTTGGTCAGCTTGGTATTTGGGTGCGTTTACATTATGTTTATCCGTACCCACATGTCGATGCAGTTATTGACCTAATGGCACAAGGGAAAATCCTGCCATATTTAGATATTCCTTTTCAGCATGCCAGTCCGCGCATTTTAAAATTGATGAAGCGACCAGCCCATAGCGAAAATACATTAGAGCGTCTGAAATTGTGGCGTGAAAAATGCCCTGAATTGGTGATTCGCTCAACTTTTGTTGTGGGTTTCCCTGGTGAAACTGAAGAAGATTTCCAAATTCTATTAGAATGGTTAAAAGAAGCTCAATTAGATCGCGTGGGCTGTTTTACTTATTCGCCAGTAGAGGGTGCAACAGCGAATGATCTTCCTGATCATGTGCCAGAAGAGATCAAGCAAGATCGTTATGAGCGTTTCATGGAAGTTCAGCAAGCAATTTCTGCTGCAAAACTACAAAAACGTATTGGTCAGACGATGACGGTATTGGTTGATAGCTTGGAAGAAGAATTTCCAGTTGCTGTTGCGCGTTCATATGCAGATGCACCTGAAATCGATGGCAACGTATTTGTTGAAGATATTGATAAGAGTGTGATTAAAGCGGGTGATTTGCTCGAAGTCGAAATCACGGATGCAGATGAATATGATTTATTTGCTAAGTTGATTCAGATTAAATCTGCTTGA